The following is a genomic window from Hymenobacter gelipurpurascens.
GCGCAGGTGCAGCCGCCGGGTAGTCAGCAGCAGTTCGGGAGATACATCGGGCAAGCTCATAAGTATCTATAAGTACGCTAACAGCCACGAAGAGCGGAAATTTCCTGCACAATTTTCAGCCATTTTGCGGGCTTCGCGTATGTGGCCCAAGCTCCTCCTTATTTCCTTACTTTTTTCGTATGCCCGACACTCTTACTACTACCCCTCCCCCGCACTGGTTTCCGAAGCTACTGCTGGTAATTTACCTGATTGAGTTTGTGGCGCTAGGCCTGCACCCGGCAGAACGTGGCACGTGGTGGGCCGAGAACATTCCGATTTTTTTGATTGTGGTGGCCCTTACCGTACTCTATATCCGGGGCGTGCGGTTCTCAAACCTGGCCTACGCTCTCATGAGCGTGCTGCTGTTCATGCACACCATCGGCGGCCACTACACCTTTGAGAAAGTGCCGTTCGATTGGTTTAACAATCTTTTTGGGTTCAAGCGCAACATGTATGATCGGGTAGCGCACGTCACGGTGGGGTTCTACGCCTACGCCATCATCGAGCTGACTGACCGCAACGGCACCATCCGTAGCCGCTTCATCAGCTATGCCTTTCCCCTCTGCGTCATCGGTACCATCGCCATGACCTACGAAATCATTGAGTGGATTTATGCCGTGAAAGCCGGCGGCGAAGCTGGCGCGGCCTTCCTGGGTAGCCAGGGCGACATTTGGGATGCCCAGAAAGACATGCTGGCTGATACCAGCGGCGCCATCATCGCCTTGGTGTTGTATGCGCTATTCGGGCGTGGCCCGCGCCGGGAAGTGGCCTAGGCTTATCCTTTTCTATTCCATCAAAACCAGAAGAGGCCTACGCAAATTGCGTAGGCCTCTTCTGGTTTATAGCTGATTACCATTGGCGTCTAGGCCACATTCTCGGCGTCCCGGACCTGCCGGATATCATCCAGAATCCGTTGGCCGCCGCGCGCTAGCACTGTTTCCGCAATGCCGATGCCCAAGCCTTCTGCCTCTGTGGCTGGTGCCGTTTGCTTTTCCTCAATGAACTGCTGGCCATCGAGGCTGATGAGGCCGCCATGCAGATGCACTTTGCCGTCTGCCATAAGAGTAGCCAGTGCAAAAGAGGGGATGCTGCAGCCGCCTTCCATCGTGCGCAGGAAAGCACGCTCGGCTGCCAGGCAGATGTGCGTAGCCGGATGGTCGAGTACTCGTTTCAGTTCTGCTTTTAAAGCGGGCTCCAGGTTGCGCGCCGACTCAATGGCTACGCTGCCCTGCCCGGTGGCCGGAATGTATTGGGTTTCGGGCAGGATGTAGCGAATCAAACCATCGTATTCCATGCGGTGCACGCCCGCGTAGGCCAGTACCAGGCCATGGTATTGGCCTTCCTCTAGCTTGCGCAGGCGGGTTTGCAGGTTGCCACGGGCCTCGGCGGTGGCAGCGTGGGGCAGGAAGCGCTTGAGCATGGCCTTGCGGCGCGTGCTGCTGGTGCCCAATATCAGGTCTGGGCGCTGCAGGTCGAGGCTCTCGTCGAAGCTTACAATGACGTCGTTCACCTGCTCACGCTCCATGAAAGCCAGCAGCTCCAAATCATCCGGAATAGAACTTTGTACGTCTTTGGCGCTGTGCACCGCAATATCAATATGGCCCGTGCGCAGGCTTTCCTCTAGCTCTTCCGTGAATACGCCCTTCGCGCCAATCTTATCCAGAGAGCGGTCAAGCACCACGTCGCCGCGGGTAGTAATAATCACGATTTCAGAAGGCAAACCGGCCTGCTCCAGACGAGCGGCTACGTGGTGCGCTTGCCACAAGGCCAGCTTGCTGCCGCGCGTTCCGATGCGGATGGGCTTTTTCAAGAGAGAATTTCGCGTTAGAAATTAAAAAAAGTCGTGTTTATTTGGATAACCGACTGGCAACAGTCGCTCTCATAGGCCAGGTTCCACAGCTTGTTTTGGGGAATCCCTTTATTACTTCCTTCCAGAAGCAAGCAGAAAATGGCCTTGGCAAAAGACGCCCTGACAAAGATACAAGGTGCTTTTCCTTACAGGCGACTATAGCACATTTAGCACCTACTATAGCTTTTGACCAAGCTGTATTTTTGACCCATACGCGCTTTCTAGGCCACTTTTAGCAGCTCGGCTACCCGTAGCGAGGTATCGATGAAGACCATGCGCGGGTTGGCATTGCGCTCTACATGATAGTGCGCTTCATTCAACTCGCGGGTTATAGGGTCGGCATTGCGGGGCGTCACGAAGCGGCTGAAGCCTTGCACAAACTGCTGCTCGCTGGCGGGCAGGTGCGGCACCAGTTTTGGGTCGAGGCCAAACAGCAGCACCTTGCGCAGCAGACTCAGAGAGTACTGCAGTTGCTCCTTCTGGTTCTCGCGGCCCAGCTTCTGAAATTCGTCACTGATGCTGAGCATATCGCCTACGTTGTTGCTGTAGCACAAGCGCATCCAGCGTGCAAAGAAGGTAAAGTAGTCGTTGTCGGCGCTGGCGGCGTCTTTGGCGGCTAGCGCTGCGCCGGGGTTTCCCTCGGCTAATTGCGCTAGTTGGCGGGCCTTGGCTTCGGGCACTTGGTGCTCTTGGTACAGCCAATCCGTAAGCTCCGGCTCCGAAAGTGGGCGCACTACCACGGGCTGCACGCGGCTGATGATGGTGGGCAGGAGTTGCTCCGGCGCATTGCTCACCAGCAGAAACACGGTGGCCGGTGGCGGCTCTTCCAGCAGCTTCAGCACCGCATTGGAGGCCGCTGGGTGCATTAGCTCCGGGAGCCAGATTACCACCAGCTTAAATTTGGCCTCAAACGCCTTCAACGAAACCAGCTTCAGCAGCTGCAGACTTTCCTCCTTGGAGATACTGCCCTGCTTGTTATCGGCGCCGATGTGCTGCATCCAGTCGTTGAGGCCCTGATAGGGATTCTCCAGCACAAAAGCCCGCCAGTCGGCCGCAAACTTGCTGCTGACGGCATCCTTGGGCACTGCCTTCGTGCTCGTGACGGGCACAATGAAGTTCAGGTCGGGATGAATCAGCTTATCTATTTTCTGACAGCTCGGGCAGTGGCCGCAGGAGTCTTCTGCTTCCGCCGGCCGGTTTTCGCAGTTGAGTAATGCCGCGTAGGCCAGTGCCAGCGCCAGCGCCGCCGAGCCCTCGGCCCCACGAAACAACTGCGCGTGCGCCACATGCTGCCGCTGCACCGACTGCACTAGCAGCTGCTTCACACCTTGTTGGCCGGGAATATCAGAAAATCGCATTCGTATAAATTTCTAAAGCTGCACTCCTGCTTCTGGCGCGGCAGGCGCCACTCGCTCCCACACCCGGTCTTTGGCCGTGGCGTCGTACACATGGCGCATGATTTCCTGTTCCGTTTGATCGTAGGCCAGGTGGCGGCGCGCCATTACGCGCTCGGCTACTTCGGCTACTTTGGGGAGGCGGAATGTTTCGAAACCGGCCGCACCGCCCCAGCTGAAGCTCGGAATGAAGGTGCGCGGAAAACCGGCCCCGAAGATGTTGGCGCCCACACCTACCACGGTGCCCGTGTTGAACATGGTATTGATGCCGCACTTGCTATGGTCGCCCATCATCAGGCCGCAGAACTGCTGTCCGGTATTCACAAATCGGCCCGAAGAATGGCTCCAGATTTTCACGGGGGCGTAGTTGTTCTTCAGGTTCGAGGTGTTGGTATCAGCGCCCAGGTTGCACCATTCGCCAATCACGGAGTTGCCGAGGTAGCCGTCGTGGCCTTTGTTGCTGAAGCCAAGCAGAATGCTGTTGCCGACTTCGCCGCCCACCTTGCTGAAGGGGCCTACGGTGTTGTCGCCGCGCATTTTGGCGCCGGAGTTGATGTGGGAGCCTTCGCACAGGGCCAGTGGGCCTTTGATGATGGCGCCTTCGTGCACCTGGCTGTTTTTGCCGAGGTAAATGGGCCCATCCTCAGCGTTCAGAATGGCGGCCCGAATCTTCACGCCTTCCTCAATAAAGATGTTTTCCGGCGCGTACACGATGGTATGCGCATCGTTCACGGGCTGCGACTGACGGCCTTTCGTGAGCAGGTCGAAGTCGCGGCGGATTTCGGCGCCGTTGCGCAGAAACAGGTGCCACACCTCCCGGATAACCGTCACGGGCTCCACCACGTCGCGCGTTTTCTGGAAGCCATCCTGGATCAGCTCTGCTACTTGTGAGGCATCGAAGAGGTGAGCCGCCACCAACATTTCTTCGTCAAACAGTGCCTCACCGGGCTGCAGCTCCTGTACCTGCTGCGCCAGTACGTCATCGGGGCACACGGCGCCATTGATAATCAGGGCGGGGCCTTGCGTAGGGCCGGCCGGGAACTTGGCTTGCAGATACGTTTCCGTTAGGTAACCCACTTGCTCGCTGCCCAACCGGATCTGCCATTTTTCGGCAATGGTAAGGATACCGCAACGCAACGCAGCCACCGGGCGCGTGAAGGTGAACGGAAGCAGGCGCGGCCGGATAGCTGGGTCGTCGAAAAGCAGGATGGTCATAGCAAACAAGGAGATTAGCAGGTACAGCGCAAAAGCAGTGGCCTAGGCCACTTACCAGCACGAAGCTACACGCATACGCGGTAGTACCCCGCAAAAATACGACTAGCGAGGTACGTATAGCAGAAAATAGAAAAGCTCCTTCCATTGCTGAAAGGAGCTTCTTTATACAAGCAAACGGCTATCAGCCAGTAGTCAGGGAAGACTACTTCTTCTGGTAACGGTTGCGGAACTTCTCTACGCGGCCAGCCGTGTCAAGAAGCACGTTTTTGCCGGTGTAGAAGGGGTGCGATTCGCTGCTAACTTCCACCTTGATAACGGGGTAAGTCTTGCCATCTTCCAACGTGATGTTCTCGCTAGAGTTCATCGTCGAACGGGTGACGAATTTGAAGCCGCTGGAAGTGTCCTGGAACACAACTTCGCGATACTCGGGGTGGATGTCCTTTTTCATGGGTATAATACCGTTTGTACCTGAGTGCCTGCCGATTTTGCGGAAGGGACTGCAAAAGTACATGTTACGCTCGAATATCAAAAATGTAAGCCAACTTTTCCGCCTATGCAACCTCTTACCCCCGCCCAGGCTCTTGGAATTGCTTATGTTTGGGCCGCTACTTTATCTATATCTACCCGGCTCTACTACCCTGCTTTGCCTATGATCCGCCTATGCTTTGTGTGCTTTTTGCTGCTTGGCAGTAGTGGCCTACTGGCCTACAGCGCCCTAACTGGCCTATTTCAGACCGGTTATGCTGGCACTACTAGGTTGGGCTGGAAAGCACCCAGTGACAGCGACAAGCAACAATATGCCGTGCTGCGTAAGGCCACCATCTCGCCTGCGTTCCACATGTTGGCCAGCCTGGAGCCCACCAACCAGTCGCAGTACGAGTACAGAGGCCAGAGCACCTACCATGGCTTGAGCAGCCCCTTTTCTCACCGCTTGGAGGTGCGCCCCAAGGCCAGGCAGGAGCCATTTCAAACTTCCCCAGACAGTACACCGGGTGCCGTAGAACGCTCCTGGAGCACCATCAAATCGATGTTCCGGTAGCCTGTAAGTGGCCTACACCCGATACTCTGACGTTCTACTTCTCTCCCCACTTCCCTCCTATGCGCCTTTGCTTCGCCTCTAACAATGCCCATAAGCTCGACGAAATCCAGCCGCTTTTGCCAGCTTCTATCGAGCTGCTTAGTCTGGCGGATATTGGCTGCGAGGAGGAGTTGCCAGAAACGCAGGATACGCTGGAAGGCAACGCCCGCCAGAAGGCGCAGTATGTGTGGGACCATTATGGGGTGGCCTGCTTCGCCGATGATACGGGCCTGGAAGTGACGGCCCTGAACGGGGAGCCCGGCGTGTACTCGGCGCGGTATGCGGGGCCGCAGCGCTCTGCCCAGGATAATGTGCAGAAGCTGCTGCAGGAACTCATGGGCCGCTCCGACCGCTCCGCCCGCTTCCGCACCGTGATAGCGCTGGTGCTGCCGGGCGAGGAAGTGCAGGAATTTGCGGGCGTGGTAGAAGGCACCATTGTAGGAGAAGTGCGCGGGCACGAGGGCTTCGGCTACGACCCGGTTTTTTGTCCGATTGAGGGCAACGGGCGCACTTTTGCAGAGATGACGCTGGCCGAAAAAAACGGTATTAGCCACCGTAGCCGGGCCGTACAGAAGCTGGTGCGCTTCCTGAACCTGCGCCTGAAATAGACTTTTAGCGGGCTGGTTTCCCTGGGTTTTCACCGACTGAGCGCCAAACTTCTTACTTTTGCAGGGTTGGCCCCGCCGGTACGGGCCTATTCCCACCCCCAATGCAACACCCTTTCATCGTCGGTATCACGGGCGGTAGCGCCTCCGGTAAGACTACTTTTTTGCGCCGGCTACTGGCTTCGTTTCCCGAAGAAGATATTTGCCTGATTTCCCAGGACAACTACTATCATCCGCGTGAAAGCCAGCAGGTTGACTCCCAAGGTGTCACCAATTTCGACCTCCCTTCCAGCATCGATTCAGAGGCCTACGCAGCCGACGTATTGCGCATCAGCCAAGGCCTGGAAGTGCGCCGCCAGGAGTACACGTTCAACAACCCCAATGTAGCGCCTTCCGAGCTAGTATTCCGGCCCGCTCCTATTGTAGTAGTAGAAGGCATCTTTGTCTTTTACTTTGAGGCGGTAGCCAAGTTGCTGGATCTGAAAGTGTATATCGATGCGCGGGAGCACGTGAAACTGCAGCGCCGCATCGTCCGCGACCGGGATGAGCGCGGCTACGACCTGGAAGACGTGCTGTACCGCTACACCAACCACGTAGCGCCCACTTACGAGAAATACATCAAGCCCTTCAAGCACGACGCCGACATTATCATCCCTAACAACCGCCATTTCGAGCGCGGTCTGGATGTGCTGGTGGGATATCTAAAGGGTAAAATAGCCGCCAACGCCTCTTAATACTGGCCTAGCGCTCTAAGATTTTAAAGCCCTGCCGTTGCCTTTTGGGTAGCGGCAGGGCTTTTTTTATTCTAGCTGATTGCACAATTTAGTTGCTTTCACGCACTTTCATTTACGCTCCAAGGAGCACCTCAAACCTATCATCTAGGCCACTGTTGCAGGATACTTTGCGCCGGGAGGGTCAAAAAGGTATATTTGTATTCCTTACCTCTGAACTGTTGCGTTTACTATCCGCTTTTTTCCCTCGCTTGCGTTTCGCGCTGCTCACAGCCACGGTGCTGTTTGTGCTGTCGCTGAACCACCAAGCCGTAGCCACGCTGCGGATGGTGCCGGCCGGCAAGGCTACGCGGGTAGATGCTGGCCCGCGGGCCGCGGTAGTAAAGCAGCGTGTAACATTCGAAGCAACTTCGCCGCTGGGTGTTTTCCTGGCGCCGGCGGTTGATGCCTGGTTTCCCCTACCCGTTCCGCAGGTAGGATTTCATTCGCTCCGAGCCCTCTTAGTAGCGCCGCAGCCCCGTCCCAGCGCCGTACCGGATTTGTTCCGTAGCCGGCTGCTTGTTGCCGCCCTGTCGCCGCACGCGCCTTAGTGCGGAGTTGATCTGCTGAGTAGCAGATGTATTTCTAGGCCACCTTGCTTTCCTGCCGTAGCTGATGCGGCCCGGAACTACTGGCCTACAGCCGCATCAACCCATGCTTTCAGTAGCTCCGCCGCGCCGCATCAGCCTTCACCGGATTTTAGAATACCTACTTTTTAACTAATGCG
Proteins encoded in this region:
- a CDS encoding DUF2238 domain-containing protein, whose amino-acid sequence is MPDTLTTTPPPHWFPKLLLVIYLIEFVALGLHPAERGTWWAENIPIFLIVVALTVLYIRGVRFSNLAYALMSVLLFMHTIGGHYTFEKVPFDWFNNLFGFKRNMYDRVAHVTVGFYAYAIIELTDRNGTIRSRFISYAFPLCVIGTIAMTYEIIEWIYAVKAGGEAGAAFLGSQGDIWDAQKDMLADTSGAIIALVLYALFGRGPRREVA
- the hemC gene encoding hydroxymethylbilane synthase, which produces MKKPIRIGTRGSKLALWQAHHVAARLEQAGLPSEIVIITTRGDVVLDRSLDKIGAKGVFTEELEESLRTGHIDIAVHSAKDVQSSIPDDLELLAFMEREQVNDVIVSFDESLDLQRPDLILGTSSTRRKAMLKRFLPHAATAEARGNLQTRLRKLEEGQYHGLVLAYAGVHRMEYDGLIRYILPETQYIPATGQGSVAIESARNLEPALKAELKRVLDHPATHICLAAERAFLRTMEGGCSIPSFALATLMADGKVHLHGGLISLDGQQFIEEKQTAPATEAEGLGIGIAETVLARGGQRILDDIRQVRDAENVA
- a CDS encoding DNA polymerase III subunit is translated as MRFSDIPGQQGVKQLLVQSVQRQHVAHAQLFRGAEGSAALALALAYAALLNCENRPAEAEDSCGHCPSCQKIDKLIHPDLNFIVPVTSTKAVPKDAVSSKFAADWRAFVLENPYQGLNDWMQHIGADNKQGSISKEESLQLLKLVSLKAFEAKFKLVVIWLPELMHPAASNAVLKLLEEPPPATVFLLVSNAPEQLLPTIISRVQPVVVRPLSEPELTDWLYQEHQVPEAKARQLAQLAEGNPGAALAAKDAASADNDYFTFFARWMRLCYSNNVGDMLSISDEFQKLGRENQKEQLQYSLSLLRKVLLFGLDPKLVPHLPASEQQFVQGFSRFVTPRNADPITRELNEAHYHVERNANPRMVFIDTSLRVAELLKVA
- a CDS encoding GlmU family protein: MTILLFDDPAIRPRLLPFTFTRPVAALRCGILTIAEKWQIRLGSEQVGYLTETYLQAKFPAGPTQGPALIINGAVCPDDVLAQQVQELQPGEALFDEEMLVAAHLFDASQVAELIQDGFQKTRDVVEPVTVIREVWHLFLRNGAEIRRDFDLLTKGRQSQPVNDAHTIVYAPENIFIEEGVKIRAAILNAEDGPIYLGKNSQVHEGAIIKGPLALCEGSHINSGAKMRGDNTVGPFSKVGGEVGNSILLGFSNKGHDGYLGNSVIGEWCNLGADTNTSNLKNNYAPVKIWSHSSGRFVNTGQQFCGLMMGDHSKCGINTMFNTGTVVGVGANIFGAGFPRTFIPSFSWGGAAGFETFRLPKVAEVAERVMARRHLAYDQTEQEIMRHVYDATAKDRVWERVAPAAPEAGVQL
- a CDS encoding type B 50S ribosomal protein L31, which produces MKKDIHPEYREVVFQDTSSGFKFVTRSTMNSSENITLEDGKTYPVIKVEVSSESHPFYTGKNVLLDTAGRVEKFRNRYQKK
- the rdgB gene encoding RdgB/HAM1 family non-canonical purine NTP pyrophosphatase yields the protein MRLCFASNNAHKLDEIQPLLPASIELLSLADIGCEEELPETQDTLEGNARQKAQYVWDHYGVACFADDTGLEVTALNGEPGVYSARYAGPQRSAQDNVQKLLQELMGRSDRSARFRTVIALVLPGEEVQEFAGVVEGTIVGEVRGHEGFGYDPVFCPIEGNGRTFAEMTLAEKNGISHRSRAVQKLVRFLNLRLK
- a CDS encoding uridine kinase family protein, which codes for MQHPFIVGITGGSASGKTTFLRRLLASFPEEDICLISQDNYYHPRESQQVDSQGVTNFDLPSSIDSEAYAADVLRISQGLEVRRQEYTFNNPNVAPSELVFRPAPIVVVEGIFVFYFEAVAKLLDLKVYIDAREHVKLQRRIVRDRDERGYDLEDVLYRYTNHVAPTYEKYIKPFKHDADIIIPNNRHFERGLDVLVGYLKGKIAANAS